From one Pseudoalteromonas ulvae UL12 genomic stretch:
- a CDS encoding PhoH family protein: protein MNNLSEHRNPRVLDTSALVHDPKSLLAYSEDVYICLTVLEELDNLKERTNKSVSADARVCIRMLEDIINGHSAEEMEAGIPLPSTETAKRGKLFIGIDTQLDMAKELKHTIGSDADNRIINYALHLQKELDKDVTIVSRDINMRLKARTVGVMAEDVSVDNQIADIDLLYTGVQAFEGDLFDRIESDKDFKVSGEVYTFPISLFNDEVQPNMYWYDEAGHIGRISEVTDTEVYTKLLPRKQEKVWGILPKNQRQAVALSQLTDPYYDLNIILGPAGSGKTFLAVASALHQVLELKKYKKIVVVRSRDFMDDDPGFLPGDLTEKSMPLLAGITDALISMHSDDNHETNIHATVEHVIEKANIEFTSMAYFRGRSIDDAVLIIDEAQNMTRAQIKGMLSRGGKNCRTIVLGNLAQIDDKFVTPASSGASAAVNVYRNYEKGSVLIFDEVERSSLAEFTEKNM from the coding sequence ATGAATAATCTAAGTGAACACAGAAACCCAAGAGTATTAGATACATCGGCACTAGTTCATGATCCAAAGTCATTGCTCGCTTACAGTGAAGATGTATACATCTGTCTAACAGTTTTAGAAGAGTTAGATAATTTAAAAGAAAGAACCAATAAATCGGTAAGTGCTGATGCTCGTGTATGTATTCGTATGCTTGAAGACATAATTAATGGGCACAGTGCAGAAGAAATGGAAGCAGGTATTCCACTGCCTTCTACTGAAACAGCTAAAAGAGGCAAGTTGTTCATTGGTATTGATACTCAATTGGACATGGCAAAAGAATTAAAGCACACGATAGGTAGCGATGCTGACAATAGAATAATTAACTATGCACTCCATCTTCAGAAAGAGTTAGATAAAGACGTTACCATCGTTAGCCGCGACATCAATATGCGATTAAAAGCTCGAACTGTTGGTGTTATGGCTGAAGATGTATCCGTTGATAATCAAATCGCAGATATAGATTTGCTTTATACAGGCGTACAAGCCTTTGAAGGTGATCTTTTTGATCGAATTGAATCAGATAAAGATTTCAAAGTCTCAGGAGAGGTTTATACATTCCCAATCAGCTTGTTCAACGATGAAGTTCAGCCAAACATGTATTGGTACGATGAAGCCGGACACATTGGCCGGATTTCAGAAGTGACTGATACTGAGGTATACACAAAGTTATTGCCTCGTAAGCAAGAAAAGGTATGGGGCATATTGCCAAAAAATCAGCGTCAAGCGGTAGCTTTAAGCCAATTAACAGACCCTTACTATGACTTAAATATTATCCTTGGCCCTGCTGGCTCCGGAAAAACTTTTTTGGCAGTTGCTTCGGCGCTGCATCAAGTATTGGAGTTGAAAAAGTACAAAAAAATCGTTGTGGTACGCTCTAGAGACTTCATGGACGACGATCCCGGATTTCTTCCGGGGGATTTAACTGAAAAATCGATGCCTCTTCTGGCAGGCATTACCGATGCATTAATTTCAATGCATTCAGATGATAATCATGAAACAAATATTCATGCAACAGTTGAGCATGTGATCGAAAAAGCCAATATAGAATTTACTAGTATGGCTTACTTTCGAGGCCGTTCAATAGACGATGCTGTTTTAATCATTGATGAAGCTCAAAATATGACACGCGCTCAAATTAAAGGGATGCTTAGTAGGGGAGGTAAAAATTGTCGTACAATTGTACTTGGTAACCTTGCCCAGATTGATGATAAGTTTGTAACACCTGCTTCGTCTGGTGCAAGTGCGGCTGTTAATGTGTATAGAAACTATGAGAAAGGGTCTGTTCTAATTTTTGATGAAGTAGAGCGTAGTAGCTTAGCTGAGTTCACTGAAAAGAACATGTAG
- a CDS encoding efflux RND transporter permease subunit, which produces MFNKIIDWSVNNRLLILIALFATIVGAIMVIPKLNLDAFPDVTNVQVAVNTEAPGLAAEEVEQLITYPIEAVMYALPDVEQVRSISKTGLSGVTVVFKEGTDIYFARQLVFERLQAAKELIPDGVGTPEMGPNTSGLGQVFQYLLVSDKDAGYDSMALRSLNDWIIKLLIMPVDGVTDVLSFGGNVRQYQVNIAPSKLLAYGLSQEDIVNALDSNNANVGGWYMNRGQEQLVIRGTGWFESGEAGISNIKQVPVKTVDGTVVTVSDVAKVELGSEIRQGAVTMTRKTSEGKVENLGEVVSGIVLKRMGSNTKATIDGINARIPLINQALPKGVRFEPFYDQADLIEQAVSTVVNALALAFIFICIVLALFLMNLRATFLVLISIPISVGIALMIMAWWGISANLMSLGGIAVAIGMLVDGSVVMVENMFKHLNHPDSTHQQSVEARVPCDDTDPFAVEKDDHGIELRLKEAGKEVARPVFFAASVILVVFLPLFSFEGVEAKLFQPMAISIILAIISAIVVALFVVPALATFMFKKGIKERESFVVKPLDKLYKKGLKFALKRTKLIVVTSLIMVVSAFSIIPYIGTEFVPELEEGTINLRATLAPSSSLDTALMVSPILEEKLMAFPEVTYALSRIGRPDIGGDPEPVNNIEIYIGLKPVSEWTSASNRYELQNKMEQSLEEFPGLLLNFSQPIATRVDELLSGVKAQLAIKLFGPDLNQLAVKGQEIESAIKEVEGARDVALEQIAGEAQLVVKPNRQELSRFGLSVGDIMEVIRDGIGGVEAGQIINGNERYDIYVRLEKEYRSNKEAISDIRIQSPTGSWVRLGDVATISFESGPPQVRRDDVQRRVVIQANVQNRDMGSVVADIRQVIAEKVDLPAGYSVAIGGQFESQQRAQQRLAIVVPLSLALIALLLYFAFGSVGQAMLILVNVPLAVIGGVFSLYFSGQYLSVPSSVGFITLFGVAVLNGVVMVESINQRIRDGLEVTDAVFEGATSRLRPVLMTAITSALGLIPMLMSNGVGAEIQRPLASVIVGGLITATLLTLFVLPVLYRWFSKKKIEELSR; this is translated from the coding sequence ATGTTTAATAAAATTATAGATTGGTCTGTAAACAACCGACTCCTTATTTTGATTGCCTTATTTGCCACTATTGTTGGCGCAATAATGGTGATCCCAAAACTGAACTTGGATGCTTTCCCTGATGTGACTAATGTTCAAGTCGCGGTTAATACAGAAGCGCCGGGGCTTGCCGCAGAAGAAGTAGAACAACTCATCACTTATCCGATTGAAGCGGTCATGTATGCGTTACCTGATGTTGAACAAGTACGTTCAATTTCCAAAACGGGGCTGTCTGGCGTTACTGTCGTTTTTAAAGAAGGGACTGATATCTATTTTGCACGGCAGCTCGTCTTTGAACGGCTTCAAGCTGCAAAAGAGTTGATACCTGACGGTGTAGGTACGCCTGAAATGGGACCAAATACGTCAGGGTTAGGTCAAGTATTTCAATACTTGCTCGTGTCAGATAAAGACGCAGGATATGACTCAATGGCGCTCAGAAGCCTCAATGATTGGATAATCAAATTGCTAATTATGCCAGTTGATGGTGTCACAGATGTCTTATCTTTCGGAGGTAATGTTAGGCAATATCAAGTGAACATAGCTCCCTCTAAGCTCCTTGCATATGGATTGTCGCAAGAAGATATCGTTAATGCACTTGATAGTAACAATGCCAACGTTGGCGGTTGGTATATGAACCGAGGACAAGAGCAGCTTGTTATTCGAGGAACGGGTTGGTTCGAAAGTGGTGAAGCAGGCATTAGCAACATTAAGCAAGTACCTGTAAAAACCGTAGATGGTACTGTTGTGACGGTTTCTGATGTCGCCAAAGTTGAACTAGGTAGTGAAATTCGACAAGGTGCGGTCACTATGACCCGTAAAACGTCCGAAGGAAAAGTTGAAAACCTAGGTGAAGTTGTATCAGGCATTGTACTCAAGCGTATGGGTTCCAATACAAAAGCAACCATTGATGGTATTAATGCACGAATTCCACTAATCAATCAGGCATTACCTAAAGGTGTTCGATTCGAACCCTTCTATGATCAAGCTGATTTAATCGAACAAGCTGTCAGTACTGTAGTCAATGCACTAGCACTTGCCTTTATCTTTATTTGTATCGTGCTTGCCCTGTTCTTAATGAATTTAAGAGCAACGTTTCTTGTTCTTATTTCCATTCCAATATCGGTAGGTATTGCATTAATGATCATGGCTTGGTGGGGAATTTCTGCCAATCTTATGTCACTAGGTGGCATTGCCGTAGCTATTGGTATGCTTGTGGACGGCTCAGTGGTCATGGTTGAAAATATGTTTAAACATTTAAACCACCCTGATTCAACACACCAACAAAGTGTAGAAGCTCGTGTTCCTTGTGATGATACTGACCCTTTCGCAGTAGAAAAAGATGATCATGGTATCGAGTTGCGGCTAAAAGAAGCAGGCAAAGAAGTGGCTCGCCCAGTATTTTTTGCTGCTTCTGTCATTTTAGTCGTGTTCTTGCCTTTGTTTAGCTTTGAAGGTGTCGAAGCAAAATTATTCCAGCCAATGGCAATTAGTATTATTCTAGCCATCATTTCAGCTATTGTTGTTGCCTTGTTTGTCGTACCAGCACTTGCCACTTTCATGTTCAAAAAAGGCATAAAAGAAAGAGAAAGCTTTGTCGTTAAACCTTTAGATAAGCTATATAAAAAGGGGCTTAAGTTTGCACTTAAACGTACCAAGTTAATTGTTGTTACCTCGCTAATTATGGTTGTTTCGGCTTTTTCAATTATACCTTACATAGGTACTGAATTCGTTCCAGAGCTAGAAGAAGGAACAATTAACTTAAGAGCAACTCTTGCTCCTTCTTCTAGTTTAGATACTGCATTGATGGTTTCACCTATATTAGAAGAAAAGTTGATGGCATTTCCTGAAGTTACTTATGCGCTAAGCCGTATCGGGCGACCTGATATTGGCGGCGATCCTGAACCAGTTAATAACATCGAGATTTATATCGGACTTAAACCTGTATCCGAGTGGACCAGTGCTTCAAACCGTTATGAACTGCAAAACAAAATGGAACAATCGCTTGAAGAGTTTCCGGGACTTTTACTGAACTTTTCTCAACCAATTGCCACCCGTGTAGATGAGTTACTATCTGGTGTAAAAGCACAACTAGCGATAAAGCTGTTTGGGCCAGACCTCAATCAATTGGCAGTTAAAGGGCAAGAAATAGAATCGGCAATTAAAGAAGTTGAAGGCGCTAGAGATGTTGCGCTTGAACAAATAGCTGGTGAAGCTCAATTAGTTGTAAAGCCAAACAGACAAGAGCTTTCACGTTTTGGCCTATCGGTCGGTGATATAATGGAAGTGATACGAGATGGTATAGGTGGAGTTGAAGCAGGACAAATCATCAACGGGAATGAGCGTTATGATATATATGTGCGTTTAGAAAAAGAATATCGTAGTAATAAAGAAGCTATTTCTGATATTCGCATTCAGTCACCTACAGGTTCTTGGGTTCGTCTTGGTGATGTTGCAACAATCTCTTTTGAGTCAGGCCCTCCGCAAGTGAGAAGAGATGATGTGCAACGACGTGTTGTTATCCAAGCCAACGTGCAAAATAGAGATATGGGCAGTGTTGTTGCCGATATCAGACAGGTAATCGCCGAGAAAGTCGATTTACCTGCTGGCTACTCTGTTGCCATTGGTGGTCAATTTGAAAGTCAACAACGAGCACAACAACGGTTAGCTATAGTGGTTCCTTTATCTTTGGCGCTAATTGCTCTTTTGCTTTACTTCGCATTTGGCTCAGTTGGTCAAGCCATGTTGATTTTAGTTAATGTCCCATTAGCTGTTATCGGCGGTGTTTTCTCCTTATATTTCTCTGGGCAATACTTGTCCGTGCCAAGCTCCGTTGGCTTCATTACACTATTTGGTGTTGCAGTGTTAAATGGTGTGGTTATGGTTGAAAGTATAAACCAGCGAATTAGAGATGGCTTAGAAGTCACTGATGCTGTTTTTGAAGGAGCAACTTCTCGTTTGAGACCTGTTCTTATGACAGCAATAACATCTGCATTAGGTTTAATACCGATGTTAATGTCAAATGGTGTAGGAGCTGAAATACAACGACCACTGGCAAGTGTTATAGTTGGTGGTTTGATAACAGCAACATTACTCACATTGTTTGTTTTGCCTGTTTTATATCGCTGGTTCTCTAAAAAGAAAATTGAGGAGTTATCCCGCTAA
- a CDS encoding efflux RND transporter periplasmic adaptor subunit: MNTLFSKKILAILISGLFLGGTLSGEVYALQVNTIDPVTAKPKEHKHSESEENHVEEGHQENEGNHSEKDTEHDEHGHDQESKNKETEEEHEEGITLSPQKMSLANIKVQSIRPDYQFSTIYAPGEVKVDGYSSYVVSPRTESVIISRHTALGEHVEKGQKLVTLFSEAMAQAQADYLIASTEWQRVKKLGNKTVSESRLLQAQTTFNATYGKLIALGLTEKAIKDISNKDITSFGQYSLVAQREGVVLQDDFTQGQRVDAGDTIMLLADENKLWVEAKVSPNKKLNLSINSPAIVKLEGEDYKAKVIQEAHTIDPITRTRIIRLSVNNADDNLHSGMFVKVYFQFATEQKVMAVPEEALIRSADGDWTVFVEDHPGEFKATEVELGRSLGNFREIFGLESGTRVVTQGAFFVASEIAKGGFDPHNH; the protein is encoded by the coding sequence ATGAATACATTATTTAGCAAAAAAATATTAGCAATACTAATTAGTGGACTTTTTTTAGGTGGGACATTAAGCGGTGAAGTGTATGCTCTACAAGTAAATACAATTGACCCTGTAACAGCAAAACCCAAAGAACATAAACACTCGGAAAGTGAAGAAAATCATGTAGAAGAAGGCCATCAGGAAAATGAAGGCAACCATTCTGAAAAAGACACAGAACATGACGAACATGGTCACGACCAAGAGAGCAAAAATAAAGAAACTGAAGAGGAACATGAAGAAGGTATTACTCTAAGCCCTCAAAAAATGTCACTAGCCAATATTAAAGTTCAAAGCATAAGACCTGATTATCAATTCAGTACAATCTATGCGCCCGGAGAGGTCAAAGTAGATGGTTATAGCAGCTATGTCGTTTCTCCCCGTACCGAGTCAGTGATAATAAGCAGACATACTGCACTCGGTGAACACGTAGAAAAAGGACAAAAGCTGGTCACCCTATTTAGTGAAGCAATGGCTCAAGCTCAAGCTGACTACTTGATTGCGTCAACTGAATGGCAGCGAGTAAAGAAATTAGGCAACAAAACAGTAAGTGAAAGTCGTTTACTTCAGGCTCAAACCACATTTAACGCCACATACGGAAAACTTATCGCACTAGGGTTAACTGAAAAAGCGATAAAAGACATATCAAATAAAGACATAACTTCGTTTGGCCAATATTCGCTAGTAGCTCAGCGAGAAGGAGTAGTTTTACAAGATGACTTCACCCAAGGCCAACGAGTCGATGCGGGTGATACTATCATGCTTTTGGCAGATGAAAATAAGCTGTGGGTGGAAGCTAAAGTATCACCCAACAAAAAGCTCAATCTATCAATCAACTCTCCGGCAATAGTTAAATTAGAAGGAGAGGATTATAAGGCAAAAGTTATTCAGGAAGCCCACACGATTGATCCCATCACTAGAACTCGAATCATTCGCCTAAGTGTTAATAATGCAGATGACAATCTCCATTCAGGCATGTTTGTTAAAGTATATTTTCAATTTGCCACTGAACAAAAAGTTATGGCCGTTCCAGAAGAAGCGCTAATTAGAAGTGCGGACGGAGATTGGACCGTATTTGTTGAGGATCATCCCGGTGAATTCAAAGCGACAGAGGTTGAGTTAGGTCGTTCTCTAGGTAATTTCAGAGAAATATTTGGTTTAGAAAGTGGTACTCGTGTGGTCACTCAAGGAGCGTTTTTTGTTGCTTCTGAAATAGCTAAAGGCGGATTTGATCCGCATAACCATTAA
- a CDS encoding TolC family protein, with protein sequence MYKYIKNTGTCLSFCLLVSISYAAYSKQKSESWLDTQINKDPEIIEARELLIASNHHAKSLTQAIYNPELDASFEKEGDFNNYSIGLSQTIDFWDKRSANTSIGEITLYASQQHLLNLIDSKKADALIALTNWQSAKDTAQLSTERESQLQTLLSIVEDKQKAGILEPLDAELVYLNLSQVFSEIAEYQIELKNAEVKVKELLPDWTPELASKISIDFDVENYSYKAEWIEQHPQVQLAKAKWKEQQAKAQLTTIENKANPTIGISAGKNSDDNIVGLTFSMPLNIRNNYSDATKAAYSEAVAAEAYFQSIYRKRSFEAQANYESLMISKKYYQRWQNLMQNRIDNSARLLNARWEAGDINTSDYLIALSQRANGLHSGIQLEKQFRLSEIAFIWSMGQLSKFKI encoded by the coding sequence ATGTATAAATATATAAAAAATACAGGCACTTGCCTGTCATTCTGCCTGCTTGTAAGTATTTCATATGCCGCTTACAGCAAGCAAAAAAGTGAGTCGTGGTTAGACACACAAATAAATAAAGATCCCGAAATAATTGAAGCAAGAGAGTTGTTAATCGCAAGCAATCATCATGCAAAAAGCTTAACTCAGGCAATATATAACCCTGAGCTTGACGCAAGTTTTGAGAAAGAAGGTGATTTTAATAACTATTCAATCGGTTTGAGTCAGACCATTGATTTTTGGGATAAACGCTCTGCCAATACGTCAATTGGCGAGATAACTCTTTATGCCAGCCAGCAGCACTTATTGAATTTAATCGATTCAAAAAAGGCCGATGCGTTAATTGCTTTGACAAATTGGCAATCAGCGAAAGATACTGCACAGCTATCTACGGAGAGAGAAAGTCAACTGCAAACCTTACTTAGTATTGTGGAAGACAAACAAAAGGCGGGAATACTTGAGCCTCTAGATGCTGAGCTGGTTTACTTAAACTTGTCTCAAGTTTTTAGTGAAATAGCTGAATATCAAATAGAGCTAAAAAATGCTGAGGTTAAAGTTAAAGAGCTGCTGCCTGATTGGACACCAGAGTTAGCCAGTAAAATCTCTATTGATTTCGATGTTGAAAACTATTCATACAAAGCTGAATGGATTGAACAACACCCCCAAGTACAATTGGCTAAAGCAAAATGGAAAGAGCAACAAGCTAAAGCACAACTAACAACCATAGAGAATAAAGCTAATCCCACCATAGGGATTAGCGCAGGAAAAAATAGTGACGATAATATCGTTGGCTTAACATTCTCTATGCCTTTGAATATCAGAAATAACTATTCCGATGCTACTAAAGCGGCATATTCAGAAGCCGTTGCTGCGGAAGCTTATTTCCAATCCATTTATCGAAAACGCTCTTTTGAAGCTCAGGCCAACTATGAATCCCTCATGATCAGTAAAAAATACTATCAGCGATGGCAAAACCTTATGCAAAACCGAATTGATAATAGCGCGAGGTTGCTAAACGCTCGTTGGGAGGCTGGAGACATCAATACTTCAGACTATCTAATAGCGTTGAGCCAAAGAGCTAATGGATTGCACTCAGGCATTCAACTAGAAAAACAATTTAGACTCTCTGAAATAGCCTTCATTTGGAGCATGGGTCAATTATCTAAGTTCAAGATTTAA
- a CDS encoding cation transporter codes for MSEKCSGQCQSSPASNDLNNNHIDSDDFGGKFVSTFKVSQMDCPSEERLIRLAIEGISTTIGLQFDIPSRLVKVFHDDNLDEITNKLQSLNLGASLESTSESCSKEAARARKLDQSNKASEMSALRWLLLINGVMFFVEVVAGVIAQSAGLIADSLDMFADAAVYGLAIYAVGKTVSLKLRAAHISGLLQVILALGALSEVIRRFIYGSEPISSLMVIFGGVALIANVACLFLIYRNKEDGAHMKASWIFSANDVIANVGVILAGLLVTLTDSRYPDLVIGLIISLVVLNGARRILQLKY; via the coding sequence ATGTCAGAAAAATGCTCTGGGCAATGTCAGTCCTCTCCAGCTAGCAATGACCTGAATAATAACCACATCGATTCAGATGATTTTGGCGGAAAGTTTGTCAGTACTTTTAAGGTTTCCCAAATGGATTGTCCTTCTGAGGAGCGTTTAATTCGACTGGCTATAGAAGGAATTAGCACAACTATTGGGTTGCAGTTTGATATCCCCAGTCGGTTAGTTAAAGTTTTCCATGATGACAATTTGGATGAGATTACTAACAAACTGCAATCTCTCAATTTAGGTGCTTCACTAGAATCAACAAGTGAAAGTTGCAGTAAAGAAGCTGCAAGAGCGAGAAAGTTAGATCAATCAAACAAAGCAAGTGAAATGTCAGCACTTAGATGGCTGTTATTGATTAACGGAGTTATGTTTTTTGTTGAAGTGGTCGCCGGAGTTATTGCTCAATCTGCCGGACTCATTGCGGATTCTTTGGATATGTTTGCGGATGCTGCTGTGTATGGACTAGCTATATATGCTGTTGGTAAGACAGTTAGCCTGAAATTAAGGGCAGCACATATATCTGGATTATTGCAGGTTATTTTAGCGCTTGGAGCTTTAAGTGAGGTAATTCGACGTTTTATTTATGGGAGTGAACCGATTTCATCGTTGATGGTGATATTTGGTGGGGTTGCACTAATTGCTAACGTAGCTTGTTTGTTTTTAATTTATAGAAATAAAGAAGATGGTGCTCATATGAAAGCGAGTTGGATATTTTCAGCCAACGACGTTATTGCAAATGTTGGTGTTATCTTAGCTGGCCTTCTCGTGACGCTGACAGATAGCCGTTATCCAGACTTAGTTATCGGGTTAATAATTTCCCTTGTTGTATTGAACGGCGCACGCCGAATTCTACAGTTAAAGTACTAA
- a CDS encoding class I SAM-dependent methyltransferase — MKKNTPYIPPLRFHWLTRYYDRIVAITTREKFFKSLIVKKIAQTKGNELLDVGCGTGTLTKTIAENFPHFKVTGLDADQTALDILRKKLSEKVLNISLIQGFGQDMPFGENSYDIAVSSLFFHHLTRLDKIATLKEIRRALKPSGVLYIADWGKPTSILQRALFLIVQCLDGFKTTKDNVDGYLPSLIVEAGFVNVYEQDAIPTVLGTVRLIKAC; from the coding sequence ATGAAAAAAAATACACCTTATATACCTCCGTTACGTTTTCACTGGTTGACTCGTTACTATGACAGAATCGTTGCAATTACTACACGAGAAAAATTTTTTAAAAGTTTAATTGTGAAGAAAATAGCTCAAACCAAAGGAAATGAACTGCTAGATGTGGGCTGTGGTACAGGAACATTAACGAAAACAATTGCTGAAAATTTTCCTCATTTTAAGGTGACAGGCTTGGATGCTGACCAAACAGCATTAGATATTCTTCGAAAAAAACTCAGTGAGAAAGTACTTAATATTTCGCTGATACAAGGTTTTGGTCAAGATATGCCTTTTGGTGAAAACTCTTATGATATAGCTGTTTCGAGTTTGTTTTTTCACCACCTTACTCGTTTAGATAAAATAGCAACACTAAAAGAAATTCGTAGAGCGCTCAAACCGAGCGGGGTATTGTACATTGCTGATTGGGGCAAGCCGACCTCCATTTTACAACGAGCATTATTCTTAATAGTTCAATGTTTAGATGGTTTTAAAACGACAAAAGATAATGTTGATGGATACCTCCCGTCATTGATAGTAGAAGCGGGGTTTGTCAACGTTTATGAACAAGATGCTATCCCTACTGTATTAGGGACAGTTAGATTGATTAAAGCATGTTAG
- a CDS encoding TolC family protein → MRLNVSPHRKVAKVRCITPRYKYFACLMISLLTFNVNAFEKELNLQEAIRWTLKQNPELKIFDFKQQALIGQEQTASLNPAFELEVEAENFVGSGDFNKFDSAELTIALSSVIEMGDKRSARIGLISNSKKLLNAKTEVEALNLIAQVTQQFIEVLASQERVLLADNALSLAQEAFNVVDERNRAGATPNAEVKRARAAIAQAKLTSQSEKKRLEYLRLSLAAFWGESTLNFSKVTGDLFQFGNDSDFETLFAKLETNPAIQIYANEERLKEAELRLARTESTANIQWSVGVRRSQESNDTALVAGFSLPLFADKRNSGAIASALAERDQVAIEKDVTKLKLRNHLLRAYSNRQQAILTTNALRQSVIPMLDQALDDTQIAYQKGRNGYLDYVSARQELLNARRTLIDAASAALFYGAEIEKLTNEALSL, encoded by the coding sequence ATGAGACTTAATGTATCACCGCACCGAAAGGTAGCTAAGGTGAGGTGTATAACACCTCGGTATAAATATTTTGCGTGCTTAATGATTTCGCTTTTAACATTTAATGTTAACGCTTTTGAAAAGGAGCTTAATCTACAAGAGGCAATACGTTGGACACTCAAGCAAAATCCAGAGTTAAAAATATTTGATTTCAAGCAACAAGCTTTAATTGGACAAGAACAAACAGCAAGCTTAAATCCGGCATTTGAGCTTGAAGTAGAAGCTGAGAACTTTGTAGGTTCAGGTGATTTCAATAAATTTGATAGTGCTGAATTAACGATTGCTCTTTCTTCCGTGATTGAAATGGGAGATAAGCGTTCTGCAAGAATTGGACTTATTTCTAATTCTAAAAAGCTGTTGAATGCTAAAACGGAAGTTGAGGCGTTAAATTTGATAGCTCAAGTTACTCAACAATTTATCGAAGTGCTCGCCTCACAAGAAAGAGTCTTATTAGCCGATAATGCGTTAAGCCTAGCTCAAGAAGCATTCAATGTTGTTGATGAACGTAATCGTGCAGGAGCAACCCCTAATGCTGAGGTAAAGCGAGCGAGGGCAGCGATTGCCCAAGCTAAGCTAACCTCTCAATCAGAAAAGAAACGCCTAGAATATTTAAGGCTGTCTTTAGCCGCTTTTTGGGGAGAATCAACGCTGAACTTCTCGAAGGTAACAGGTGATTTATTTCAATTTGGAAATGATAGTGATTTTGAGACGCTTTTTGCAAAGTTAGAAACAAATCCTGCCATTCAAATTTACGCCAATGAGGAGCGACTTAAGGAAGCTGAGTTGCGTTTAGCCAGAACTGAGTCAACTGCCAATATTCAGTGGTCTGTAGGGGTTAGACGCTCTCAAGAAAGTAATGATACTGCCTTAGTCGCAGGCTTTAGCCTACCGTTATTTGCTGACAAGCGAAACTCAGGAGCAATCGCGAGTGCCTTAGCTGAGCGTGATCAAGTTGCCATTGAAAAAGATGTAACGAAATTAAAGCTTAGAAATCATTTGCTGCGAGCATACTCGAATAGGCAGCAAGCTATTTTGACGACAAATGCACTAAGACAGTCGGTAATTCCAATGTTAGATCAGGCACTAGATGATACCCAAATTGCTTATCAAAAAGGTCGTAATGGCTATCTTGACTATGTATCAGCTAGACAAGAACTACTAAACGCTCGTCGCACGCTGATTGATGCTGCTTCTGCTGCTTTGTTTTACGGGGCCGAGATTGAAAAATTAACGAATGAAGCGTTATCACTTTAA
- a CDS encoding efflux RND transporter periplasmic adaptor subunit, producing the protein MKNYLIALFIFVGISSLSQLVWASDEDSEESISKIKNEMSEKVGIETTRLSPRRLNQEISVYGKTTIGVEQLFQINARYNGVIKTINYTIGDKVKKGDLLAVIESNESLNTYEVRSPVSGLVIQRNGNVGATTQQRILFEIANVDTLWAEFRVFATHFIKVEVGQEIEIEFNGEVITSTVTNIIPTKDQPFVFVRALLDNTKYNLSSGQLLKGYITTNQFDVDLAIEKLALQELGGQLGVFVKEGEEYEFTPLILGRSDKNHIEVIDGLVQGSEYVSKNSFLIKADILKSEVEDDD; encoded by the coding sequence ATGAAAAACTATTTAATTGCATTATTTATTTTTGTAGGGATTTCGTCGCTGTCTCAATTGGTTTGGGCAAGTGATGAGGACTCCGAAGAGAGTATAAGTAAAATAAAAAACGAGATGTCGGAAAAAGTAGGCATAGAAACAACTAGGTTATCACCTAGAAGACTTAATCAAGAAATTTCTGTTTATGGTAAGACAACCATAGGGGTAGAGCAACTGTTTCAGATAAACGCTAGATACAATGGCGTTATAAAGACGATTAATTACACTATTGGAGATAAGGTAAAAAAAGGAGATCTTCTAGCTGTTATTGAATCGAATGAAAGTTTAAATACCTACGAGGTAAGGTCTCCGGTATCAGGTTTAGTTATACAAAGAAATGGGAATGTTGGAGCAACAACACAACAACGAATTTTATTTGAAATAGCCAATGTCGATACGCTGTGGGCGGAATTTAGAGTTTTTGCTACTCATTTTATTAAAGTTGAGGTCGGTCAAGAAATCGAAATTGAATTTAATGGGGAGGTAATCACCTCAACAGTAACCAATATTATTCCAACTAAAGATCAGCCATTCGTCTTTGTTCGAGCACTTTTAGATAATACAAAATATAACCTTTCTTCAGGCCAACTGTTAAAAGGATATATTACGACAAATCAATTCGACGTTGACTTAGCAATCGAAAAGCTTGCATTACAAGAACTAGGTGGGCAGCTAGGTGTATTCGTTAAAGAAGGTGAAGAATACGAATTTACACCGTTAATATTGGGCCGTTCAGACAAAAATCACATAGAAGTTATCGATGGACTTGTACAAGGTTCTGAGTATGTAAGTAAAAATAGCTTTTTGATTAAAGCGGATATTTTAAAATCTGAAGTAGAAGACGACGATTAG